TAATCTCCGCATAACCACAGAAGGCGCCCTAAGGGGCGCCTTCTGCGTGTCGGGCTGTTGTACGGGCCGTCTTCAGTCGAAGGCCTTCTCCAGGGCGAAGCGGGGCACCGGCTCGCCCTGCACCTCCACGTTCTCGCAGAACATGGAAAGCGGCCTGACCCAGAGGCCGTAGTCGCCGTAGAGGGCGCGGTAGACCACCAGGGCCTCCTCGGTCTCGCTGTGCTGTGCCACGCCCATCACCTCGTAGCGGGCGCCCTTGTAATGGACATAGATGCCCGGCACCGGGCGGGGAGTATCATGCGCGATCATCGGAAGGCTCCTGAGCGGCGGTAGTCGGGGGGCGGGCATCGGCCTGGGCGCGGGCGGCCTTGCGCGCCAGGCGTTCCATCACCCGG
The genomic region above belongs to Halomonas sp. YLGW01 and contains:
- a CDS encoding DUF1653 domain-containing protein, whose product is MIAHDTPRPVPGIYVHYKGARYEVMGVAQHSETEEALVVYRALYGDYGLWVRPLSMFCENVEVQGEPVPRFALEKAFD